A single Populus nigra chromosome 13, ddPopNigr1.1, whole genome shotgun sequence DNA region contains:
- the LOC133671374 gene encoding protein SGT1 homolog, with protein MADLEKKAKEAFIDDHFELAVDLYTQAISLNPTNPDLFADRAQANIKLNNFTEAVADASRAIALDASLAKAFLRKGIACMKLEEYQTAKAALEAGASLAPGESRFTNLIKECDECIAEETGGLKNHAADAPVNTVSIKDVEPEDTSSQAPMVIPSKPKYRHEFYQKPEEVVVSIFAKGVQASWISVDFGEQILSVRIEVPGEDGYHFQPRLFGKIIPDKCKYNILSTKVEFRLAKAEQGLHWASLEYNKETAVVQRIAVSSEIVQKPTYSSSKPKRVDWDKIEAQVKKEEKEEKLDGDAALNKFFREIYQDADEDTRRAMKKSFVESNGTVLSTNWKEVGTKKVEGSPPDGMEMRKWEY; from the exons ATGGCGGATCTGGAGAAGAAAGCGAAAGAAGCATTCATCGATGACCACTTCGAGCTAGCCGTAGATCTCTACACGCAAGCCATCTCGCTTAACCCTACCAATCCTGACCTCTTCGCCGACCGCGCGCAAGCCAATATCAAACTCAACAATTTCACCG AGGCTGTTGCGGATGCTAGTAGAGCAATTGCGTTGGATGCTTCCTTGGCTAAAGCTTTCTTGCGGAAAGG TATTGCATGTATGAAACTTGAGGAATATCAGACTGCTAAGGCAGCATTGGAAGCAGGCGCTTCTTTGGCACCGGGAGAGTCTAGATTCACTAACTTGATCAAGGAATGTGATGAGTGCATTGCAG AGGAAACTGGTGGGTTGAAAAATCATGCAGCAGATGCCCCAGTTAACACTGTTTCCATAAAAGATGTCGAGCCAGAAGACACTTCTAGCCAGGCTCCAATGGTAATACCTTCCAAGCCAAAGTACAG GCATGAATTCTACCAAAAGCCAGAAGAGGTGGTTGTGAGTATATTTGCAAAGGGCGTACAAGCCAGTTGGATTAGTGTTGATTTTGGTGAACAGATT CTAAGTGTTAGGATTGAGGTTCCTGGTGAAGATGGGTATCATTTTCAACCGCGCTTATTTGGGAAG ATAATACCTGACAAGTGCAAGTATAACATCTTGTCCACCAAAGTTGAATTTCGACTTGCAAAAGCTGAACAAGGTCTGCACTGGGCATCTCTTGAATACAACAAGGAGACAGCAGTAGTACAAAGGATTGCTGTATCCTCTG AAATTGTTCAAAAGCCTACCTATTCCTCATCAAAACCAAAACGAGTTGATTGGGACAAGATTGAAGCTCAAGTAAAGAAGGAG gagaaagaagagaagctAGATGGGGATGCAGCTTTGAACAAATTTTTCCGAGAAATTTATCAAGATGCTGATGAAGACACAAGAAGAGCCATGAAAAAATCTTTT GTGGAGTCCAACGGCACGGTGCTGTCGACAAACTGGAAAGAAGTGGGTACGAAGAAGGTGGAAGGAAGCCCTCCTGATGGGATGGAGATGAGGAAATGGGAGTACTGA
- the LOC133671714 gene encoding uncharacterized protein LOC133671714, whose protein sequence is MQFFGGSDISPSPPAPTASGNNAHMMYVFNRNGVCLLYREWNRPLHTLNAQQDHKLMFGLLFSLKSLTAKMDPTSMDKGNLGVPQLPGQGCSFHSFRTNTYKLSFMETPSGIKIILITHPKTGDLRESLKYIYNLYVEYVVKNPIYTPGAPIRCELFNTSLDQYVRSIS, encoded by the exons ATGCAGTTTTTTGGAGGGTCAGACATAAGTCCATCACCACCAGCACCAACTGCATCAGGGAACAATGCACACATGATGTATGTCTTTAACAGGAACGGCGTTTGTTTGCTTTATAGAGAATGGAATCGCCCACTTCACACTCTTAATGCTCAGCAAGACCACAAGCTCATGTTTGGTTTGCTCTTCTCTCTCAAATCCTTGACTGCCAAGATGGATCCcacaag TATGGATAAAGGAAACCTTGGGGTGCCTCAATTACCAGGACAAGGTTGTTCGTTTCACAGTTTTCGTACAAATACATACAAGCTTAGCTTCATGGAAACTCCTTCTGGGATAAAG ATTATCCTGATTACTCATCCCAAAACTGGTGATCTACGGGAATCCTTAAAGTACATTTATAACTTGTATGTTGAATATGTAGTCAAGAATCCAATCTACACTCCTGGAGCCCCTATCAG GTGTGAGTTGTTCAACACTTCTCTTGATCAATATGTAAGAAGCATTTCATAG
- the LOC133671221 gene encoding UDP-glycosyltransferase 88A1-like gives MEEALVLYPSPPIGHLVSMVELGKLLLTHRPSLSIHILIAASPYVAGKADKYMATVSANVPSIDFHHLPIVTPVSTNITHHEELTLEVLHLSKPHVHEELLNISKRYKIHGLVMDFFCTSGLSVATELDIPSYFFLTSGACFLAFFLYLPTLHQKTSKSFKDMKDHYLDIPGLPPLLATDLPNPFLDRDNQAYQHFLDFATQFPQASGIMINTFELLESRVVKAISDGLCVPNNRTPPISCIGPLIVADDKRGGSGKNSPEDVHECLSWLDSQPSQSVVFLCFGSLGLFTKEQLWEIATGLENSGQRFLWVVRNPPSHNLKVAIKEQGDPDLDSLLPEGFLERTKERGYVVKSWAPQVAIVNHSSVGGFVTHCGWNSTLEAVYAGLPMVAWPLYAEQRLNRVVLVEEMKLALSMNESEDGFVSADEVEKKVRGLMESKEGKMIRERALAMKNEARAALSEGGSSHVAVSKLLESWKHEK, from the coding sequence ATGGAGGAAGCGCTAGTTCTGTACCCTTCACCACCTATTGGCCACTTGGTTTCTATGGTGGAGCTAGGAAAACTTTTACTCACTCATAGACCATCTCTCTCCATTCATATTCTCATTGCTGCATCACCCTATGTTGCAGGCAAGGCTGATAAATACATGGCTACTGTTTCCGCCAATGTTCCTTCCATCGATTTCCATCATCTCCCCATTGTTACACCAGTTTCCACCAATATAACCCACCATGAAGAACTCACTTTGGAGGTCCTTCACCTTAGCAAACCACATGTTCATGAAGAGCTCCTCAACATATCCAAAAGGTATAAAATTCATGGCCTTGTTATGGACTTCTTTTGCACCTCGGGTCTATCTGTGGCCACTGAACTTGACATCCCTAGTTACTTTTTCCTCACTTCTGGTGCTTGTTTTCTCGCCTTTTTCCTTTACCTCCCTACCCTTCACCAAAAAACCTCCAAAAGTTTCAAAGATATGAAAGATCACTACCTTGATATTCCTGGCTTGCCACCACTTCTTGCTACTGATTTGCCAAACCCTTTTCTTGACCGGGACAATCAGGCTTATCAACACTTCCTTGATTTTGCCACTCAGTTCCCTCAAGCATCAGGAATTATGATCAACACATTTGAATTGCTGGAGTCCAGGGTTGTTAAGGCGATATCGGATGGGCTCTGTGTGCCTAATAATCGCACACCGCCAATTTCTTGCATTGGTCCATTGATTGTAGCTGATGACAAAAGAGGTGGTAGCGGCAAGAATAGCCCCGAAGATGTGCACGAGTGTTTATCTTGGCTTGATTCCCAACCAAGCCAAAGTGttgtgtttctttgttttggtaGCTTGGGGCTATTCACCAAGGAACAGTTATGGGAAATAGCTACTGGGTTGGAAAACAGTGGTCAGCGGTTCTTGTGGGTGGTTCGGAACCCACCTTCTCATAATCTAAAGGTAGCCATCAAAGAACAGGGAGACCCTGATTTGGATTCTTTGCTGCCTGAAGGTTTCTTGGAACGAACTAAGGAGAGGGGATATGTGGTCAAGTCATGGGCACCACAAGTGGCAATTGTGAATCACAGTTCAGTAGGTGGATTTGTGACTCACTGTGGGTGGAATTCTACACTTGAAGCAGTCTATGCTGGTTTACCAATGGTGGCTTGGCCATTGTATGCGGAGCAGAGGCTGAATAGGGTAGTGTTAGTGGAGGAAATGAAGCTTGCTTTGTCAATGAATGAGTCTGAAGATGGATTTGTGAGTGCTGATGAGGTGGAGAAGAAGGTTAGAGGATTAATGGAGTCCAAGGAAGGTAAAATGATTAGGGAAAGAGCTCTTGCTATGAAGAATGAAGCCAGGGCTGCACTAAGTGAAGGTGGTTCTTCTCATGTAGCCGTGTCCAAGCTTCTTGAGTCATGGAAGCATGAAAAATGA
- the LOC133670388 gene encoding UDP-glycosyltransferase 88A1-like, giving the protein MDEAVVLYPSPTIGHLISLVELGKRLLTHQPSLSIHILMPTEPYSAGKMDTYVSSISGTFPSIKFHHLPTVILSTTSATHHETFIFEALRLSKPFVHEQLLSISKNYTICGIIIDFLATSALSLATEELNIPAYIYITSCASFLASYLYLPTLHQKTAKSFRDIKEFHDIPGLPPIHGTDMVMPFLDREDDAYINFLDFAIQTPEAKGIIINTFELLESKVIKTISDGLCVPNNRTPPLFCVGPLILAEGQRAGGGSKSSSDDAVPDECITWLDSQPSQSVVFLCFGSLGLLTKEQLREIAIGLEKSGQRFLWVVRNPPANDLSVAIKAQRDPDLDSLFPDGFLERTKERGLVVKLWAPQVKILNHSSIGGFVTHCGWNSTLEAVCAGVPMVAWPLYAEQRLNRVVLVEEMKLALSMNESEDGFVSADEVETKVRGLMESEEGELIRERAIAMKNAAKAAMDEGGSSYTAFSKLIESWKHGK; this is encoded by the coding sequence ATGGACGAGGCAGTCGTTCTCTACCCATCACCAACAATCGGGCACTTGATATCTTTGGTGGAGCTAGGCAAACGCTTGCTCACCCACCAACCCTCCCTCTCCATTCACATACTCATGCCCACAGAACCATACAGTGCTGGCAAAATGGATACTTACGTATCCTCCATCTCTGGCACCTTTCCTTCCATCAAATTCCACCATCTTCCCACTGTCATCCTCTCTACCACCTCCGCAACCCACCACGAAACCTTCATTTTTGAGGCCCTCCGTTTGAGTAAACCTTTTGTGCACGAACAACTCCTCTCCATCTCCAAAAACTATACCATTTGTGGAATTATTATAGACTTCCTTGCCACTTCTGCTCTCTCTTTGGCTACAGAAGAACTCAACATCCCTGCTTATATTTACATCACTTCTTGTGCTTCATTTCTTGCTTCTTATCTTTATCTCCCTACCCTTCATCAAAAGACTGCCAAAAGTTTCAGAGATATAAAAGAGTTCCATGATATTCCAGGTTTGCCACCAATCCATGGCACTGACATGGTCATGCCATTTCTTGATCGTGAAGATGATGCCTACATAAACTTTCTTGATTTTGCCATTCAAACACCAGAAGCCAAAGGAATTATCATAAACACTTTTGAACTTTTGGAGTCCAAAGTTATCAAGACAATATCAGATGGACTCTGTGTGCCTAATAATCGCACACCGCCACTTTTCTGTGTCGGTCCATTGATTCTAGCTGAAGGGCAAAGAGCAGGAGGTGGAAGCAAGAGTAGTTCTGATGATGCTGTGCCTGATGAGTGTATAACTTGGCTTGATTCCCAACCAAGCCAAAGTGttgtgtttctttgttttggtaGCCTGGGGCTGTTAACCAAGGAGCAATTAAGGGAGATAGCTATTGGGTTGGAAAAAAGTGGCCAAAGGTTCTTGTGGGTGGTTCGTAATCCACCTGCCAATGATCTTAGTGTAGCCATCAAAGCACAGAGAGATCCTGATTTGGATTCTTTGTTTCCTGATGGTTTCTTGGAACGCACCAAAGAGAGGGGACTAGTGGTGAAGTTATGGGCACCTCAAGTAAAAATTTTGAATCACAGTTCAATAGGTGGATTTGTGACTCATTGTGGGTGGAATTCTACACTTGAAGCAGTGTGTGCTGGTGTGCCAATGGTGGCTTGGCCATTGTATGCAGAGCAAAGGCTGAATAGGGTAGTGTTAGTAGAGGAAATGAAGCTTGCTTTGTCAATGAATGAGTCTGAAGATGGATTTGTGAGCGCAGATGAGGTGGAGACGAAGGTTAGAGGATTGATGGAGTCTGAGGAAGGTGAACTGATTAGGGAGAGAGCTATTGCTATGAAGAATGCAGCCAAGGCTGCAATGGATGAAGGTGGTTCTTCGTATACAGCCTTTTCCAAGCTCATTGAATCATGGAAgcatggaaaataa